The Conexivisphaera calida genome includes a region encoding these proteins:
- a CDS encoding FAD-dependent oxidoreductase, whose amino-acid sequence MFPRPTGQSMQDRRIWEHPILKWDRSKSVKLNYNGQEMTAYTNETIAAALYAAGVVAFTRSGYLHRSRGPFCMIGKCSQCMMRVDGVPHVRTCITPVDDGVLVETDNPHDSEYPTPRYELKVEKQEVSYDFVIVGAGPAGLSAALSAAPSGMRIAVLDQSPYPGGQLIKQTHKFFGTKESFAGTRGVDIARNLVSWLKDYQNVEIYPMTQVVGYFPPEGVLMAVRADGVGKYKVMMIRANKFLVAAGAMERTLAFPGNDLPGIMGAGSAQTLMNVFGIRPADDVMVIGAGNVGVIVAYQARQAGINVKAVIDILPKTAAYLVHAAKIRRMQIPVLMEHTIKGAYGKDSVESAVIYQVDKSFKPIEGSEKEIKVDGIWMAVGLSPSTELLEKMGARIKFVPELGGYVPYRTKYLETSVNGVYVAGDASGIEEASTAMMEGRIAGISAAISSGRGTDSMVEERRKAVEWLDLFRESPDYKRIKAGISKVLIEEVA is encoded by the coding sequence AGCGTAAAACTGAACTACAACGGCCAGGAGATGACCGCCTACACGAACGAGACGATCGCGGCGGCCCTCTACGCCGCCGGCGTCGTCGCCTTCACGCGCAGCGGCTACCTGCACAGATCCAGGGGGCCGTTCTGCATGATAGGCAAGTGCTCCCAGTGCATGATGCGTGTGGACGGCGTGCCGCACGTCAGGACGTGCATAACCCCGGTGGACGACGGGGTCCTCGTCGAGACGGATAATCCACATGACTCTGAGTATCCAACCCCCAGGTACGAGCTTAAGGTCGAGAAGCAGGAGGTGTCGTACGACTTCGTGATAGTGGGCGCGGGCCCCGCCGGGCTCTCGGCTGCGCTGTCCGCTGCTCCCTCCGGGATGAGGATCGCCGTGCTCGATCAGTCGCCATATCCGGGCGGGCAGCTGATAAAGCAGACGCACAAGTTCTTCGGCACCAAGGAGAGTTTCGCCGGCACGAGGGGCGTCGACATAGCGAGGAACCTGGTGTCGTGGCTCAAGGACTATCAGAACGTTGAGATCTATCCAATGACGCAGGTCGTGGGCTACTTCCCGCCCGAGGGCGTGCTCATGGCTGTCAGGGCCGACGGGGTCGGCAAGTACAAGGTCATGATGATAAGGGCAAACAAGTTCTTGGTGGCCGCGGGCGCCATGGAGAGGACGCTCGCGTTTCCGGGAAACGACCTCCCCGGGATAATGGGCGCCGGATCCGCGCAGACGCTCATGAACGTGTTCGGCATAAGGCCCGCGGACGATGTGATGGTCATAGGCGCCGGGAACGTGGGCGTGATAGTAGCCTATCAGGCGAGGCAGGCGGGGATAAACGTGAAGGCGGTCATAGACATACTGCCGAAGACCGCCGCTTACCTCGTGCACGCTGCCAAGATAAGGAGGATGCAGATACCGGTTCTCATGGAGCACACGATAAAGGGAGCCTATGGAAAGGACTCAGTGGAATCAGCCGTGATATACCAGGTGGATAAGTCATTCAAGCCCATTGAGGGAAGCGAGAAGGAGATCAAGGTGGACGGGATATGGATGGCGGTCGGCCTCTCCCCCAGCACCGAGCTCCTCGAGAAGATGGGCGCCAGGATCAAGTTCGTGCCCGAGCTCGGAGGATACGTCCCATACCGCACCAAGTACCTCGAGACGAGCGTGAACGGCGTGTACGTGGCGGGCGATGCCAGCGGCATAGAGGAGGCGTCCACCGCGATGATGGAGGGCAGGATAGCCGGCATATCGGCGGCCATCAGCAGCGGCAGGGGAACGGACTCCATGGTCGAGGAGAGGAGGAAGGCCGTGGAGTGGCTGGACCTCTTCAGGGAGAGCCCCGACTACAAGAGGATAAAGGCGGGGATCAGCAAGGTGCTGATCGAGGAGGTGGCCTGA
- a CDS encoding 4Fe-4S binding protein, with protein sequence MSDVEGTPGLESGVVTLAVLREAGRLPPPDVLEKAVALPIIDCLEDIPCTPCRDVCPTGAITMKTMINRPELNWDACTGCTLCAQACPGLAISLVNYNFGRKSLKRPGYEDYSLVMIPYELLPIPKKGDRVNVLDRAGKLLGEAEVFSVTRSAKFGTVLVNVLVPQSIAFEVKHVEVKAQ encoded by the coding sequence ATGTCAGATGTCGAGGGAACTCCTGGGCTGGAGTCGGGCGTGGTCACGCTCGCGGTGCTCCGCGAGGCCGGAAGGCTGCCGCCGCCGGACGTGCTGGAGAAGGCGGTCGCCCTCCCGATAATAGACTGCCTCGAGGACATACCGTGCACTCCCTGCCGCGATGTGTGCCCCACGGGCGCCATAACCATGAAGACGATGATAAATAGGCCGGAGCTGAACTGGGACGCGTGCACGGGATGCACCCTATGCGCGCAGGCCTGCCCCGGCCTCGCGATAAGCCTGGTGAACTATAACTTCGGCAGGAAGAGCCTTAAGAGGCCCGGGTACGAGGACTACTCGCTGGTCATGATACCATACGAGCTTCTGCCGATACCGAAGAAGGGCGACAGGGTGAATGTGCTCGACAGGGCCGGGAAACTGCTCGGGGAGGCCGAGGTCTTCTCGGTGACCAGGAGCGCCAAGTTCGGGACGGTGCTCGTCAACGTGCTGGTTCCCCAGTCCATTGCGTTCGAGGTCAAGCATGTGGAGGTGAAGGCGCAGTGA
- a CDS encoding NAD(P)/FAD-dependent oxidoreductase, producing the protein MKVAIIGAGAIGVRIGMELAERDVDVEIYDAKYPEYGTTGRSIGVVSVQQRDPRLVSLALESSKLMADLDKRLKQDVGYPVGVMGEAAPHVSIALTPKDREDIARQSNVWRSAGADVKEMSPIEVKDALLPWIDDRAFTSAFVTTNDYKVTAFPYAYGMLMIMRSKGGKVFRSREVTGFETNGSIVKAAVINGSQRVEADAFVIAAGAASPKLISKLGDNPVPVRIALGGGAVTEPYKYAFRPIVTVDRKGYRFTQTLRNEFVMAVYDMGVDNPDMSVEESLRVMERMATVTVKLFPSFTYMNALRQWGAYLDYTADRLPVVGWSSRHENVYYAYGFGNYGFSVGPAMASRAACEIASGSRDPLLDPFRPPRA; encoded by the coding sequence ATGAAGGTCGCAATAATAGGTGCGGGCGCCATCGGCGTCAGGATCGGCATGGAGCTAGCAGAGCGGGACGTGGATGTGGAGATATACGACGCGAAGTACCCCGAGTATGGAACCACGGGGAGATCCATCGGCGTCGTCAGCGTGCAGCAGCGGGATCCCCGCCTGGTCAGCCTGGCGCTGGAGAGCTCCAAGCTGATGGCCGATCTCGACAAGAGGCTCAAACAGGACGTCGGATATCCCGTGGGCGTGATGGGGGAGGCGGCCCCTCACGTGTCTATAGCGCTGACTCCCAAGGACCGCGAGGACATAGCTCGCCAGTCGAACGTATGGCGCTCGGCGGGCGCCGACGTGAAGGAGATGAGCCCCATCGAGGTCAAGGACGCGCTCCTGCCGTGGATAGATGACCGCGCCTTCACCTCGGCGTTCGTCACGACGAACGACTACAAGGTCACCGCCTTCCCATATGCGTACGGCATGTTGATGATAATGCGCTCCAAGGGCGGCAAGGTCTTCAGGAGCAGGGAGGTCACTGGCTTCGAGACGAACGGGTCGATAGTGAAGGCCGCAGTGATCAATGGGTCCCAGAGGGTCGAGGCTGACGCATTCGTGATCGCGGCCGGCGCCGCGAGCCCAAAGTTGATCTCCAAGCTGGGCGACAATCCGGTCCCGGTCAGGATAGCCCTCGGAGGAGGGGCGGTGACCGAGCCCTACAAGTACGCCTTCAGGCCGATAGTGACCGTGGATCGCAAGGGATACAGGTTCACGCAGACCCTCAGGAACGAGTTCGTAATGGCGGTCTACGACATGGGGGTCGACAATCCCGACATGAGCGTGGAGGAGAGCCTCCGCGTGATGGAGCGCATGGCCACGGTAACCGTGAAGCTGTTCCCCAGCTTCACCTACATGAACGCGCTCAGGCAGTGGGGCGCCTACCTCGACTACACCGCGGATCGCCTGCCGGTGGTGGGCTGGAGCTCGCGCCATGAGAACGTGTACTACGCCTACGGCTTCGGGAACTACGGGTTCAGCGTGGGTCCTGCAATGGCATCCAGGGCCGCGTGCGAGATAGCCAGCGGCTCGAGGGATCCGCTGCTGGATCCGTTCAGGCCGCCCCGTGCCTGA
- a CDS encoding PAC2 family protein produces MYAVVRKVSKGIPRADFLIGAVPGAGQVGKLAVDHLIVELRADLVAEIYTPAFPPQIYIQSDGVAYMPRFQIYHARAGSKSALLFTGPAQLENGEASYEIIDSVLEMAKDAGVAEVYSLAAYILGKEPTERLVHGTATRPELLERLRLAGVRTMDGGEINGMNGLIFAMASLKDMDGICLLGETAGYYVDALSSKEVLKSLAKLSGIEVDYSRLDSLAAEAEKAIKAMMEEISKKEEASRDTRPGRMDYIS; encoded by the coding sequence GTGTACGCGGTCGTTAGGAAGGTCTCCAAGGGAATACCCAGAGCCGACTTCCTGATTGGAGCCGTACCGGGTGCTGGTCAAGTGGGAAAACTCGCGGTGGATCACCTGATAGTTGAGCTGCGTGCGGACCTCGTGGCCGAGATCTACACGCCAGCCTTTCCCCCTCAGATATACATTCAGAGCGACGGTGTCGCCTATATGCCGCGCTTCCAGATTTATCACGCGCGGGCCGGCTCAAAGTCCGCGCTCCTCTTCACCGGCCCGGCGCAGCTTGAGAACGGCGAGGCAAGCTACGAGATAATCGACAGCGTCCTCGAGATGGCGAAGGACGCGGGCGTCGCCGAGGTCTACTCGCTGGCGGCCTACATACTGGGCAAGGAGCCGACCGAGAGGTTGGTGCACGGAACTGCCACGCGCCCCGAGCTGCTCGAGCGGCTCAGGCTCGCCGGCGTCAGGACGATGGACGGCGGGGAGATAAACGGCATGAATGGATTGATATTCGCCATGGCGTCTTTGAAGGACATGGATGGAATATGCCTGCTCGGGGAGACCGCCGGGTATTACGTGGACGCGCTCAGCTCGAAGGAGGTCCTGAAGTCGCTCGCCAAGCTCTCGGGTATCGAGGTGGACTACTCCAGGCTGGACTCGCTGGCGGCCGAGGCTGAGAAGGCGATAAAGGCCATGATGGAGGAGATCTCGAAGAAGGAGGAGGCGTCCCGCGACACCCGTCCGGGGCGCATGGACTACATAAGCTGA
- a CDS encoding B12-binding domain-containing radical SAM protein, with protein sequence MNAVRRRSRPGSIKVGLLYPSTYEASLASLAYQSMYYYLNSLPDFVAERFTYDHGTVGLDSGSRLSSMDALLASVHYELDYANIVEMLRSAGVESLRERRRSRPPLIIGGPAAAANPMPISEIADLVVVGDMEPLLPRLVEALARAPESAVEELEGHDGFFHIGAGRVRLVRAEELSLDFHPIAQLQPVDAEPVWGRSLLVESSRGCSRLCRFCMEGNVYFPAIHRPLDQILRIVERGLPANDVERVTFYSLSFFDHPDADSMLRAISELGAQASLPSIRLDTLNADRLRAMSDLGQRTLTVAPESGACRLRRALGKPWPEEELLSVASMAADAGIEVLKLYYMLGLPGEDPDSAEAIAREVLRVKRAAHLRISVSVTPFMPKPHTPLQWAGMEDDGSLTRKIHALTSALRAEGIKVDFYSSRLARIQTAIARGGPEIACPLEGKARGLTWGRAFSACGIDVDARASRLDREEELPWSIVDLPRPMDALRRAADAYWMELEGGDGRCA encoded by the coding sequence ATGAATGCCGTTCGCAGGAGGAGCCGCCCGGGATCGATAAAGGTGGGACTGCTCTATCCATCGACGTACGAGGCCTCGCTGGCAAGCCTTGCCTATCAGTCAATGTACTACTACCTGAATTCGCTCCCCGACTTCGTGGCGGAGAGGTTCACGTACGATCATGGAACGGTGGGACTGGACTCGGGCAGCAGGCTCTCGTCAATGGACGCGCTGCTCGCGAGCGTCCACTATGAGCTGGACTACGCCAACATCGTGGAGATGCTCAGGTCGGCCGGCGTTGAGTCGCTGAGGGAGAGGAGGAGGTCCAGGCCGCCCCTGATCATCGGTGGGCCCGCTGCGGCTGCAAATCCCATGCCGATCTCTGAGATCGCAGATCTCGTGGTGGTGGGGGACATGGAACCACTCCTGCCGAGGCTCGTGGAGGCGCTCGCGAGGGCCCCGGAATCCGCGGTGGAGGAACTCGAGGGACACGATGGGTTCTTCCACATAGGAGCTGGACGCGTGCGCCTGGTCCGCGCGGAGGAGCTGTCCCTGGACTTTCACCCAATAGCGCAGCTTCAACCGGTGGACGCGGAGCCGGTCTGGGGAAGGAGCTTGCTGGTCGAGTCATCGAGGGGATGCTCCAGACTCTGCAGGTTCTGCATGGAGGGGAATGTCTATTTCCCGGCAATCCACAGGCCGCTCGACCAGATACTGCGCATAGTTGAGCGCGGGCTGCCCGCGAACGACGTGGAGCGCGTGACCTTCTACAGCCTCTCTTTCTTCGACCACCCGGACGCCGACTCCATGCTCAGGGCCATCTCCGAGCTGGGGGCACAGGCGTCGCTGCCATCCATCCGCCTGGACACGTTGAATGCCGACAGGCTGCGCGCGATGTCGGATCTAGGACAGCGCACGCTCACCGTGGCGCCCGAATCAGGCGCGTGCAGGCTCAGGAGGGCGCTCGGCAAGCCGTGGCCTGAGGAGGAGCTCCTGAGCGTCGCATCCATGGCTGCGGACGCCGGGATCGAAGTCCTCAAACTGTACTACATGCTGGGCCTCCCCGGGGAGGACCCGGATTCCGCCGAGGCAATTGCGCGCGAAGTGTTGCGCGTGAAGCGCGCGGCGCATCTCAGAATATCGGTGAGCGTGACCCCCTTCATGCCCAAGCCGCACACCCCACTTCAGTGGGCGGGCATGGAGGATGATGGCTCGCTCACCCGGAAGATCCACGCGCTCACGTCAGCGCTCAGGGCCGAGGGCATCAAGGTGGACTTCTACAGTTCCAGGCTGGCGAGGATACAGACTGCAATAGCTAGGGGGGGACCGGAGATCGCGTGCCCGCTGGAGGGAAAGGCCCGCGGGCTCACGTGGGGGCGCGCGTTCTCCGCGTGCGGCATCGACGTGGATGCGCGCGCCTCCCGGCTGGATCGCGAGGAGGAACTCCCCTGGTCGATCGTGGATCTGCCCAGGCCCATGGACGCGCTGCGGAGGGCCGCGGATGCGTACTGGATGGAGCTCGAGGGCGGCGACGGCCGCTGCGCCTAG
- a CDS encoding metallophosphoesterase — MRPWRFVVGHPALILEGDPRTLVVSDLHVGLEDELRRNGIFLPPQTQKVTGHIISLAGKSSARRLVMLGDVKHSVTGLSQYELRELHEMFSALIPVFDEIIIVPGNHDAGLTYMSLGPIKLARQGGIVLDVKGRKVGLAHGHTRVDFISASDLVVVGHNHLYVRGGPGRNYPVWVRCVDCGGLREVIVLPAFNELLGGAAVGDSEPRGPIMRAIVESGERAEIYTLDGYYLGNLSSLSSGLTLDAE; from the coding sequence ATGAGGCCGTGGAGGTTCGTCGTGGGGCATCCCGCACTCATATTGGAGGGGGATCCCAGGACGCTCGTAGTGTCGGATCTCCACGTGGGCCTCGAGGACGAGCTGAGGAGGAACGGCATATTTCTCCCGCCGCAGACGCAGAAGGTGACTGGTCACATAATTTCCCTTGCCGGGAAATCCTCCGCCAGAAGGCTCGTGATGCTGGGCGACGTAAAGCACTCCGTGACCGGCCTGAGCCAGTATGAGCTTCGCGAGCTCCACGAGATGTTCTCCGCGCTCATACCGGTTTTCGACGAGATAATCATAGTGCCCGGCAACCACGATGCCGGGCTCACGTACATGAGCCTGGGTCCCATCAAGCTGGCGAGGCAGGGCGGCATAGTGCTCGACGTCAAGGGCAGGAAGGTGGGCCTTGCGCACGGACACACGAGGGTGGACTTCATATCGGCTTCCGACTTGGTGGTCGTCGGGCACAATCACCTATACGTCAGGGGTGGTCCCGGGAGGAACTATCCCGTATGGGTGAGATGTGTGGACTGCGGTGGCCTGCGCGAGGTAATAGTGCTACCGGCGTTCAACGAGTTGCTGGGGGGCGCTGCCGTCGGTGACTCGGAGCCGCGCGGTCCGATCATGAGGGCAATTGTGGAGAGCGGCGAGCGCGCCGAGATATACACGTTGGACGGCTACTACCTGGGCAACCTGAGCTCCTTGAGCTCCGGTCTGACGCTGGACGCCGAGTGA
- the rtcA gene encoding RNA 3'-terminal phosphate cyclase, whose protein sequence is MPRSGRAIPLIELDASLGEGGGQVLRYSLAIASITGRDVRLFNVRIRRERPGLQRQHLAALRLLAALTHAYVEGDELGSTEIYFRPSGIFGGRYVADVGTAGSITLMLQSVLPVLAFADSRVEMVLRGGTDVPRSPTYDYFSQVFLEHLRRMSYEVRLELVRRGHYPRGGGEVRAVVPGRVHLSPLRAEHRGAILRVGGRSHATMLPRHVAERQAAAALAELRGLGKFPTNVDLEVSDYGMGPGSGIAIWAVAEGSILGSDALGRRGKPAEEVGREAAKSLLEDLSTGAALDRHASDMLLPYMMFADGVSSVTGCALTSHARTVVELARIMVPEISMDIEGAPGSPFRLIVKGSPPSRG, encoded by the coding sequence ATGCCACGAAGTGGCCGCGCGATTCCATTGATCGAGCTGGACGCCAGCCTAGGCGAGGGCGGGGGACAGGTCCTGCGCTATTCGCTCGCCATCGCCTCCATAACGGGTCGCGACGTGAGGCTGTTCAACGTGAGGATCAGGAGGGAGAGGCCGGGCCTGCAGCGCCAGCACCTGGCGGCCCTCAGGCTACTGGCCGCCCTGACCCACGCATATGTGGAGGGGGACGAGCTGGGATCGACCGAGATCTACTTCAGGCCGTCGGGCATCTTCGGCGGCAGGTACGTCGCGGACGTCGGAACCGCGGGATCCATCACGCTCATGCTCCAGAGCGTGTTGCCGGTGCTCGCGTTCGCCGACTCACGCGTCGAGATGGTCCTGCGTGGCGGCACAGACGTGCCCAGAAGCCCCACGTACGACTACTTCTCACAGGTCTTCCTGGAGCATCTGCGTCGCATGTCATATGAGGTCAGGCTGGAGCTGGTCAGGAGGGGCCACTATCCCAGGGGAGGCGGTGAGGTGAGGGCGGTCGTACCCGGCAGGGTTCATCTGAGCCCTCTGAGGGCCGAGCACCGGGGCGCCATCCTGCGCGTAGGTGGAAGGAGCCATGCGACTATGCTGCCTAGGCATGTAGCGGAGAGGCAGGCGGCGGCCGCCCTCGCTGAGCTCAGGGGTCTGGGTAAGTTCCCGACGAACGTGGATCTTGAAGTGTCTGACTACGGAATGGGACCGGGGTCCGGCATAGCCATATGGGCCGTGGCCGAGGGCAGCATCCTCGGATCAGACGCGCTCGGGAGGCGCGGGAAGCCGGCGGAGGAGGTGGGCAGGGAGGCCGCCAAGTCCCTCCTGGAGGATCTATCGACGGGCGCCGCATTGGATCGGCACGCGTCGGACATGCTCCTGCCGTACATGATGTTCGCGGACGGCGTAAGCTCCGTGACAGGGTGTGCGCTGACGTCCCATGCGCGCACGGTCGTGGAGCTCGCCAGGATAATGGTGCCCGAGATCAGCATGGACATCGAGGGTGCACCGGGATCGCCCTTCAGGTTAATCGTGAAGGGCAGCCCTCCATCACGCGGTTAG
- a CDS encoding nicotinate phosphoribosyltransferase: MRDLADRTFWISKEDEIKDGEVTDYYFLNVEKALRDSGRNPLVTVEVYTRKLPYQDEWGIVAGIYEVAKLLEGLPVDVWAMEEGEIFQTASRTAAYEPVMRIRGRYADFARYETSILGFLCSASGIATKAARLRMLAGRDKTLLSFGTRRAHPALAPLIERCAYMAGFNGFSNTVATKLLGMKASGTMPHSFVLCFDDQREAWRAFDRALPPDAPRIALVDTLFDEKTESIMALETLGERLYGVRLDTPSSRRGEWRKIIEEVRWELSLRGGKNVKIFVSGGIDEKEVAELADIVDGFGIGTSVSDAPSIDFNMKVVEVEGPDGRLRPRSKRGDLSGAKEVFRNSSTMHDYIAPLGWSPPAGYDRLLRPLIEKGRVVREPRSVDEIRSELLSKLDLIRAQKPSVTLTA, from the coding sequence ATGAGGGACCTCGCGGACCGCACCTTCTGGATATCAAAGGAGGACGAGATAAAGGACGGCGAGGTCACTGACTACTACTTCTTGAACGTGGAGAAGGCGCTGAGGGACTCAGGGAGAAATCCGCTGGTCACGGTCGAAGTATATACGAGGAAACTGCCGTATCAGGACGAATGGGGGATCGTCGCCGGGATCTATGAGGTGGCCAAGCTATTGGAGGGATTGCCGGTCGACGTGTGGGCCATGGAGGAGGGCGAGATATTCCAGACTGCGAGCAGGACTGCGGCATATGAGCCGGTGATGAGGATAAGGGGAAGATACGCGGACTTCGCCCGGTACGAGACCTCCATACTGGGATTCCTGTGCTCGGCCTCCGGCATAGCGACGAAGGCGGCCAGGCTCAGGATGCTGGCCGGCCGGGACAAGACTCTCCTGAGCTTCGGCACGAGGAGGGCGCATCCAGCGCTCGCGCCATTGATAGAGCGCTGCGCCTACATGGCTGGTTTCAATGGATTCTCGAACACCGTGGCAACGAAGCTCCTGGGGATGAAGGCCTCGGGCACGATGCCGCACAGCTTCGTGCTCTGCTTCGACGATCAGCGGGAGGCATGGAGGGCATTCGACAGGGCACTGCCGCCCGACGCGCCCAGGATAGCGCTCGTGGACACGCTCTTCGACGAGAAGACCGAGTCGATAATGGCGCTCGAGACGCTCGGCGAGAGGCTGTACGGCGTCAGGCTGGACACGCCATCGAGCCGCAGGGGAGAGTGGAGGAAGATAATAGAGGAGGTGCGGTGGGAGCTCAGCCTGAGGGGCGGAAAGAACGTCAAGATCTTCGTGTCCGGCGGGATAGACGAGAAGGAGGTGGCAGAGCTGGCCGACATAGTGGATGGGTTCGGAATAGGGACCAGCGTCTCGGATGCGCCGTCAATAGACTTCAACATGAAAGTTGTTGAAGTGGAGGGCCCGGACGGCAGGCTGCGGCCCCGCTCGAAGCGCGGCGATCTGTCGGGCGCCAAGGAGGTGTTCCGGAACAGCTCCACGATGCATGACTACATAGCGCCGTTGGGCTGGAGTCCCCCGGCCGGATACGACCGGCTGCTGCGGCCTCTGATAGAGAAGGGCAGGGTGGTGCGGGAACCCAGGAGCGTGGACGAGATAAGGTCGGAGCTGCTGTCCAAGCTGGACCTGATAAGGGCGCAGAAGCCGAGCGTGACGCTAACCGCGTGA
- a CDS encoding ATP-dependent DNA ligase, protein MSFGELCSVLEKSGSTRSRLAKVAMMSEYLRGLGEEELGIAARFLSGEIYPRGSGMDAGVGYRMLLDVAAQVTGASEEELLRTYRAHGDLGDALQEILGSGRIAQPPLVPAEPLSLKGVYDEFVRLAGIAGEGSYQRKIVRLRGLLTSCSPLEAKYVVKLLLGELRTGAVEGVVEQAIAEAFGAKPEDVKRARLMTGDLGEVAILARRGALGSVGISPLRPLDFMLAEALASPEEAVERYPGKALIAEYKYDGVRAQVHAVGEEVRIFSRRLEDVTWSFPEVVEGVRGLNAVLDGEVVAFRDGAPLPFHELQRRLRRKNPQELSDEVPVVYFAYDVLYMDGRSLVDLPLSDRKRLLSELLPEKRGAISTSPWWTIRSAEEIAELFRRSRDEGYEGLMLKDPDSAYELGKRGWKWMKLKEELDTLDAVVVGAEYGHGKRAGLLSDLIFAVWDGDLLKVVGKAYSGLTDREIEWVTKRLRELEIRDEGLRIYVRPEIVVEVAFDLVQESDRHDGGYALRFPRIKALRSDKGPEDADTMDKLRWLAKMAKRRGTLHQ, encoded by the coding sequence ATGAGCTTCGGTGAGCTTTGCTCCGTGCTTGAGAAATCGGGCTCCACGCGGAGCAGGCTCGCCAAGGTGGCCATGATGTCGGAGTACCTGAGGGGACTCGGGGAGGAGGAGCTGGGGATAGCCGCGAGGTTCCTCTCGGGCGAGATCTACCCGAGGGGATCCGGCATGGATGCGGGAGTTGGCTACAGAATGTTGCTCGACGTGGCGGCACAGGTGACAGGCGCGTCGGAGGAGGAGCTGCTCCGCACGTACAGGGCGCACGGAGACCTGGGCGATGCGCTGCAGGAGATCCTCGGCTCTGGGAGGATTGCACAGCCACCCCTCGTGCCGGCGGAGCCGCTGAGTCTGAAGGGTGTATACGACGAGTTCGTTCGCTTGGCCGGCATTGCGGGCGAGGGATCCTATCAGAGGAAGATTGTCAGGCTGAGGGGACTCCTCACGTCGTGCAGCCCCCTGGAGGCCAAGTACGTGGTGAAGCTCCTCCTCGGGGAGCTCAGGACCGGTGCGGTGGAGGGAGTGGTGGAACAGGCCATCGCGGAGGCGTTCGGCGCGAAGCCGGAGGACGTGAAGCGCGCCAGGCTCATGACGGGGGATCTGGGGGAGGTGGCGATTCTCGCGAGGCGCGGAGCCCTCGGAAGCGTCGGGATATCGCCCCTGAGGCCGCTGGACTTCATGCTGGCGGAGGCGCTTGCGTCGCCCGAGGAGGCGGTCGAGAGGTATCCCGGAAAGGCGCTGATAGCTGAGTACAAGTACGACGGTGTGAGGGCGCAGGTGCACGCGGTCGGCGAAGAGGTCAGGATCTTCTCCAGGAGGCTGGAGGACGTAACGTGGAGCTTCCCCGAGGTCGTGGAGGGAGTGCGGGGACTCAACGCGGTGCTGGACGGCGAGGTCGTTGCCTTCAGGGATGGCGCGCCCCTGCCGTTCCACGAGCTGCAGAGAAGGCTGAGGCGGAAGAACCCGCAGGAGCTGTCGGATGAGGTGCCGGTTGTGTACTTCGCATATGATGTGCTCTACATGGACGGAAGGTCGTTGGTGGACCTGCCGCTCTCGGATAGAAAGCGGCTGCTCTCGGAGCTCCTGCCGGAAAAGCGCGGAGCGATATCGACCAGCCCGTGGTGGACCATCAGAAGCGCGGAGGAGATAGCGGAGCTCTTCCGCAGGAGCCGTGACGAGGGATACGAGGGACTGATGCTGAAGGATCCCGACTCCGCGTACGAGCTGGGCAAGAGGGGATGGAAGTGGATGAAGCTGAAGGAGGAGCTGGACACCCTGGACGCGGTCGTTGTGGGGGCCGAGTACGGGCACGGGAAGAGGGCCGGACTTCTCTCGGACCTTATATTCGCCGTGTGGGATGGCGACTTGCTGAAGGTGGTGGGAAAGGCGTACTCCGGCCTCACGGACAGGGAGATAGAATGGGTAACGAAGAGGTTGAGGGAGCTGGAGATACGGGATGAGGGGCTGAGGATCTACGTGAGGCCTGAGATAGTCGTGGAGGTGGCGTTCGACCTGGTGCAGGAAAGCGATAGGCACGATGGAGGATATGCGCTCAGGTTCCCCAGGATAAAGGCGCTGAGGAGCGACAAGGGACCGGAGGACGCGGATACTATGGATAAGCTTAGGTGGCTCGCCAAGATGGCCAAGCGCCGCGGTACATTGCATCAGTAG